From Proteiniborus sp. MB09-C3, the proteins below share one genomic window:
- a CDS encoding class I SAM-dependent methyltransferase produces MEAYIEFAHIYDKLMEDVDYASWIDFIKYILQAHDKKPHEVLEMGCGTGNFTSLLCQEGYAVTAFDLSEDMLSVAYNKLDSYRNIQLFKQNMVGFEFNKEFDAVISVCDSINYITEYSELIKTFVNVYSHLKSDGVFIFDVNSYYKLKNVIGNNVFVEDNEEVFYVWENEYNEDDNTCEFYITFFVKEQELYKRFDELHIEKAYTSLEIETALKKSGFRIVKVYDGYSKESPTSESERLTFFAIK; encoded by the coding sequence ATGGAGGCTTACATAGAATTTGCTCATATTTACGATAAACTAATGGAAGATGTAGACTATGCTAGTTGGATAGATTTCATAAAATATATTTTACAAGCACATGATAAAAAACCACATGAGGTATTAGAAATGGGCTGCGGGACTGGAAATTTCACTAGCCTTTTGTGTCAAGAGGGGTATGCTGTAACTGCTTTTGATTTATCTGAGGATATGCTATCAGTTGCATACAATAAGCTGGACTCATACAGAAATATTCAACTATTTAAGCAAAATATGGTGGGATTTGAATTTAATAAGGAATTTGATGCAGTTATTTCTGTATGTGACAGTATAAACTACATAACTGAATATTCTGAGTTGATAAAGACCTTTGTTAATGTGTACTCTCATTTAAAGTCCGATGGAGTATTTATTTTTGATGTAAATTCATATTATAAACTAAAAAATGTTATAGGCAACAATGTATTTGTTGAAGATAACGAAGAGGTATTTTATGTTTGGGAGAACGAGTATAATGAGGATGATAATACTTGTGAATTCTATATAACTTTTTTTGTTAAAGAACAGGAGCTATACAAAAGGTTTGATGAATTACATATTGAAAAAGCTTATACTTCTTTAGAAATAGAAACTGCACTTAAAAAATCTGGCTTTAGGATAGTTAAAGTATACGATGGATATTCCAAGGAATCACCTACTTCTGAAAGTGAAAGGTTAACTTTTTTTGCGATAAAATAG